A single Lysinibacter sp. HNR DNA region contains:
- a CDS encoding DEAD/DEAH box helicase, which translates to MTTTFAELGLPTPLVAILRDEGKTEAFPIQQDTLPDTLAGRDVLGRGKTGSGKTIAFALPLVARIGEKHAGQKPRPGRPRGLVLAPTRELATQIAATISPLAEAYGLTTTTVFGGVRQTSQVNALRRGVDIVVACPGRLEDLMKQGQVTLDAVEITVLDEADHMADLGFLPGVTRILEATPREGQRLLFSATLDNGVDRLVKKFLTNAKLHSVDEAHSPVAAMTHSIYEVASVEIKKELVKKLASGQGRRILFTRTKHAAKKLAKQLTNGGIPAVDLHGNLSQNQRDRNLARFASGEARVLVATDVAARGVHVDNVELVVHVDPPAEHKAYLHRSGRTARAGSEGQVVTICLPEQRRDLLQLLRKAAITATPTTVTAQSESVVQLVGPAAEYVAPAPVVQQKKGGGASTGANAKRKRALRSTGGSSRTPSRENRRGGTGGNGRKSASRSPHPSR; encoded by the coding sequence ATGACCACCACTTTTGCTGAGCTGGGATTGCCCACTCCTCTCGTCGCCATTCTTCGCGATGAGGGAAAAACCGAGGCTTTTCCCATTCAACAAGACACTCTTCCCGACACGCTAGCAGGACGTGACGTCTTGGGGCGAGGTAAAACAGGGTCGGGAAAAACGATCGCGTTTGCGCTCCCCCTGGTTGCCCGTATCGGTGAAAAACACGCGGGACAAAAGCCTCGGCCGGGACGTCCCCGTGGGCTTGTTCTTGCACCCACTCGTGAACTTGCAACACAGATCGCCGCAACCATCTCACCCCTGGCAGAGGCGTACGGCCTCACTACCACTACCGTTTTTGGTGGGGTGCGCCAAACTTCCCAGGTAAACGCATTGCGGCGCGGCGTAGATATTGTGGTTGCCTGCCCCGGAAGGTTAGAAGATCTGATGAAACAGGGTCAGGTGACGCTCGACGCGGTAGAAATCACGGTTCTCGACGAGGCAGATCATATGGCCGATCTGGGGTTTTTGCCCGGTGTAACCCGTATTTTAGAAGCAACCCCGCGTGAAGGCCAGCGCTTACTATTTTCTGCAACACTTGATAACGGGGTGGATCGCCTCGTCAAAAAGTTCCTTACAAACGCCAAACTTCACTCGGTGGACGAGGCTCACTCACCCGTTGCCGCTATGACACACAGCATCTACGAGGTCGCCTCGGTCGAGATCAAAAAAGAACTCGTCAAGAAGCTGGCGTCAGGTCAGGGGCGTCGTATCCTCTTCACTCGTACCAAGCACGCCGCTAAAAAATTGGCAAAACAGCTTACCAACGGTGGTATCCCCGCCGTTGACCTACACGGTAACCTCTCACAGAACCAGAGGGATCGAAATCTCGCACGCTTTGCTTCGGGTGAGGCCCGAGTGCTTGTTGCCACCGATGTTGCTGCCCGCGGGGTTCACGTTGACAATGTTGAGCTTGTTGTTCATGTCGACCCGCCGGCGGAGCACAAGGCCTATCTCCACCGCTCGGGTCGCACCGCTCGTGCCGGCAGCGAGGGTCAGGTTGTGACCATCTGTCTTCCCGAACAGCGCCGTGATCTCCTGCAATTGCTGCGCAAGGCAGCCATCACAGCTACCCCGACTACAGTGACCGCTCAATCAGAGAGCGTTGTACAACTCGTGGGACCAGCAGCAGAATACGTTGCTCCCGCTCCCGTAGTGCAGCAGAAAAAGGGTGGGGGAGCCTCGACCGGCGCCAATGCCAAACGCAAGCGTGCTCTGCGTAGCACGGGCGGATCCTCGCGCACCCCATCTCGCGAAAACCGCAGGGGTGGCACTGGAGGAAACGGCAGAAAGAGTGCCTCTCGATCGCCCCATCCTTCACGCTAA
- a CDS encoding GTP pyrophosphokinase family protein: MLRTEFTRFMMPYKFAIDEVTTKISILQEEFSLVHDYNPIEHLSSRLKSPESIVEKITRTGCEPSFESIRHTLHDIAGVRITCSFVSDTYKVFDMLTRQKDIVVLEVKDYIKHPKPNGYKSLHAILEIPVFMSTGPETVKVEAQFRTIAMDFWASLEHKIYYKYNRDVPSRLLDELRVAATTASQLDSTMERLHDEVKMLDSASITVSSPHTREQPRLSDALLKNLNDARVRFFSQAAEHNTN, translated from the coding sequence ATGTTACGCACAGAGTTCACTCGGTTTATGATGCCCTATAAGTTTGCGATTGACGAAGTCACCACAAAGATATCTATCCTGCAAGAAGAGTTCAGTCTGGTGCACGACTACAATCCCATTGAGCATCTGTCTTCCCGCCTCAAATCACCGGAAAGCATTGTCGAAAAAATCACCCGCACGGGGTGTGAGCCCTCGTTCGAGAGTATCCGTCACACGCTTCACGATATTGCCGGGGTGAGGATAACATGCAGTTTTGTCTCCGACACTTACAAGGTCTTTGACATGCTCACCCGGCAGAAAGACATCGTGGTGCTTGAAGTCAAAGACTACATTAAGCACCCCAAACCAAACGGATACAAAAGCCTGCACGCCATACTGGAAATTCCAGTTTTTATGTCAACCGGCCCAGAAACGGTTAAGGTTGAAGCTCAGTTCCGAACCATTGCCATGGACTTCTGGGCCAGCCTCGAACATAAGATCTACTACAAATACAATAGGGATGTGCCTTCTCGCCTACTTGACGAGCTCAGGGTCGCCGCCACAACCGCAAGCCAGTTGGACAGCACCATGGAGCGACTACACGATGAGGTCAAGATGCTCGACTCCGCAAGCATCACCGTGTCTTCCCCTCACACCCGAGAGCAGCCTCGCCTAAGCGATGCCCTGCTCAAAAACCTGAACGATGCTCGAGTCAGATTTTTTAGTCAGGCTGCGGAACACAACACTAACTGA
- a CDS encoding SprT-like domain-containing protein encodes MAELSQVKKWAEALIALHLNPLEWSFAFDHAKRRAGACHYTQKKITVSRYLAAKYSDDEIHQILLHEIAHALAGHAAAHGPVWKKIAENIGYDGERLHDGESAHELAPYVGHCAAGHTHYRYRAPTRELSCGSCGSGFDVRYLITWETRRPGAA; translated from the coding sequence ATGGCTGAACTCTCGCAGGTTAAAAAGTGGGCGGAGGCGCTTATCGCGCTGCACCTGAACCCGCTCGAGTGGTCGTTTGCGTTTGACCACGCAAAAAGACGTGCCGGGGCATGCCACTACACCCAGAAAAAAATCACGGTCTCCCGCTACCTCGCCGCGAAATATAGCGACGACGAAATCCACCAGATCTTGCTGCACGAGATTGCTCACGCCCTAGCCGGACATGCCGCGGCTCACGGCCCCGTCTGGAAAAAAATAGCGGAAAACATTGGTTACGATGGCGAACGACTTCACGATGGGGAATCCGCGCATGAACTCGCCCCCTACGTCGGTCACTGCGCCGCGGGGCACACTCACTACCGCTACCGCGCTCCCACTCGAGAACTCTCCTGTGGGAGCTGCGGAAGCGGTTTTGATGTGCGCTATCTGATTACGTGGGAGACTCGCAGACCCGGTGCGGCTTGA
- a CDS encoding glycoside hydrolase family 3 C-terminal domain-containing protein, translated as MEHSSYEAELLDILKQLTLEEKVSLVSGATFWSTTEIERVGLRSLMLSDGPAGVRGPTWSEKHPSASLPNPTALAATFNPELAKRAGQLIGSEARRKNVDIVLGPTVNLHRSPLAGRNFEAFSEDPVLTAETAVALVQGIQSQGVAATAKHFIGNDAETDRFTANSVIDEHTLRTVYALPFEEMVTEAGVWAVMSSYNSINGTTGTESPLLRDMLRGEWGFDGLIISDWDAVRSVEGSGKTETTLAMPGPKTAWNKGLLQAVKDNRVPEADLDKKVIHLLRTAARVGALRGFTPAVDPNTLEVPPQPTDAEVRSFLTDLAIQGSVLLRNQDEALPIQPESVKRIAVIGPAAERVRSGGGGSATVVPPHLITPLEGIRTQFPQAEIRYTLGADTHELLKPIGSAGRAASGTPGVDVQFFASDGTLLGSEERDGNDVVYGMGYPNGIDGDRVHRIRLSTTLGAEHHGTRRISVAGVGRITLSLGNQVLSEEHLALGSVDPIGGLSFPPQRVHDVELAASPQVVTVDFIPDPDTLVNLRLGYAGPQRTAAQLLAEAEELAAWAEVALVFVGSTEADESEGFDRTTLSLGSATNALVETVATANPQTVVVLNVGSPVALPWRERVAAILLSHFPGQEGGTAIARVLSGEAEPGGRLPNSWPESDNTKIPLTSPINGEVVYSEGSSVGYRNANTRFSYGFGHGLGYSSWSRESVRVQWQHNGALTISVSVGNTGKRIGQQTVMAFASSPEQNDSPPFYIGSAQVTAGPGEATTATITVPPARISRVFGYSRGLTDLKELSISAGFASSDRSAPITITRPA; from the coding sequence GTGGAGCACTCATCATACGAAGCCGAACTGCTTGACATACTCAAACAGCTCACGCTCGAAGAAAAGGTATCACTGGTTTCGGGAGCGACGTTCTGGTCAACAACCGAAATCGAGCGTGTGGGCCTCCGATCCCTGATGCTCTCGGACGGACCGGCGGGAGTGAGGGGACCGACCTGGTCAGAGAAGCACCCGTCAGCGTCTCTGCCCAACCCCACTGCACTGGCAGCAACATTTAATCCCGAACTCGCAAAACGAGCGGGGCAGTTGATCGGTTCAGAGGCACGGAGGAAAAACGTAGACATTGTGCTCGGACCGACCGTAAATCTACACCGCTCCCCCCTGGCCGGGAGGAATTTCGAGGCATTTAGCGAGGACCCAGTCCTCACGGCCGAAACCGCCGTTGCACTGGTGCAGGGGATTCAGTCCCAGGGAGTAGCTGCAACAGCAAAACACTTCATTGGCAACGATGCGGAGACCGACCGATTCACCGCAAACTCGGTGATCGACGAGCACACACTGCGCACCGTCTACGCCCTTCCTTTTGAGGAGATGGTGACGGAGGCCGGGGTCTGGGCCGTGATGAGCAGCTACAACAGCATCAACGGAACCACCGGAACAGAATCGCCCCTACTCAGGGATATGCTACGGGGCGAATGGGGATTTGACGGCTTGATCATCTCGGATTGGGACGCCGTTCGTAGTGTTGAGGGCAGTGGAAAGACTGAAACTACCCTCGCGATGCCCGGCCCCAAAACAGCCTGGAACAAAGGCCTCCTGCAGGCGGTGAAGGACAACCGTGTTCCAGAAGCAGATCTGGATAAAAAGGTGATCCACCTGCTACGAACCGCAGCCCGGGTGGGGGCTCTCAGGGGATTCACTCCCGCCGTAGACCCCAACACCCTTGAAGTTCCACCACAGCCCACAGACGCCGAGGTTCGCAGTTTTCTCACCGACCTAGCGATACAGGGAAGCGTTTTACTACGTAACCAAGATGAAGCGCTCCCGATACAGCCGGAAAGCGTGAAGCGTATAGCGGTTATCGGCCCGGCAGCGGAGCGTGTTCGTTCCGGCGGAGGCGGAAGCGCCACGGTAGTACCGCCCCACCTCATCACTCCCCTCGAAGGAATCCGTACCCAATTCCCGCAGGCAGAGATTCGCTACACCCTCGGAGCAGACACACACGAGCTACTCAAACCAATAGGCTCAGCGGGACGCGCAGCAAGTGGCACCCCCGGCGTTGACGTGCAGTTTTTTGCCTCGGACGGCACCCTCCTAGGCTCGGAGGAGCGCGATGGCAACGATGTTGTCTACGGCATGGGATACCCGAATGGGATTGATGGTGATCGAGTACACCGCATTCGCCTGAGCACCACCCTCGGTGCAGAGCATCACGGCACGCGTCGAATCTCCGTTGCGGGGGTGGGTCGTATCACGCTGAGCTTAGGCAATCAGGTTTTATCTGAGGAACACCTTGCGCTCGGCTCGGTCGACCCCATAGGGGGCCTCTCTTTCCCACCGCAGCGTGTGCACGACGTGGAGCTGGCTGCATCACCGCAGGTGGTCACTGTGGACTTTATCCCAGACCCTGACACCCTCGTAAATCTGCGTCTCGGTTACGCAGGTCCGCAACGCACCGCGGCACAATTACTAGCCGAAGCGGAAGAGCTGGCAGCGTGGGCCGAGGTGGCCCTGGTGTTTGTGGGGTCAACCGAAGCCGATGAGTCAGAAGGGTTCGATCGAACGACGCTCAGTCTCGGCTCCGCGACCAATGCCCTGGTCGAAACGGTTGCGACAGCCAACCCACAGACGGTAGTCGTACTTAACGTGGGATCCCCCGTCGCTCTCCCCTGGCGGGAACGGGTTGCAGCTATTTTGCTGAGCCATTTCCCCGGACAAGAAGGGGGAACCGCAATCGCACGGGTGCTCTCGGGGGAAGCCGAGCCGGGTGGTCGTCTCCCCAACAGCTGGCCCGAGTCAGACAATACAAAGATTCCCCTCACCTCACCGATAAATGGGGAGGTCGTTTATTCCGAGGGCAGCTCCGTGGGGTATCGAAACGCAAACACACGGTTTTCCTACGGCTTCGGCCACGGTCTAGGCTATAGCTCGTGGAGTAGAGAATCGGTGCGAGTACAGTGGCAACATAATGGGGCCCTCACGATTTCTGTTTCCGTAGGCAACACCGGTAAACGCATCGGCCAGCAGACGGTAATGGCATTTGCATCTTCCCCCGAACAAAACGACTCTCCACCTTTTTATATAGGAAGTGCGCAGGTCACGGCAGGGCCGGGAGAAGCAACAACCGCCACCATCACGGTTCCCCCCGCCAGGATCAGCAGGGTTTTTGGTTACAGCAGAGGGCTCACAGATCTTAAAGAACTCAGTATCTCGGCAGGCTTTGCAAGTTCCGATCGAAGCGCACCGATCACCATTACCCGACCCGCATAG
- a CDS encoding NADH:flavin oxidoreductase/NADH oxidase, translated as MSPTKLFSPITLRSTTFRNRLWAAPMCQYSVNTEDGVANDWHLVHLGSLARGGAGAVIVEATAVTPEGRISPQDLGLWNDDQQNALARMVSTIHSSGTAAMIQLAHAGRKASVYRPWSAQSGSIPLTEGGWKTVAPSAIAFNGHDRPQELTITEIDLVVNSFVSAARRSVAAGFDAIEIHAAHGYLIHQFLSPLSNTRSDHYGGSAENRARMLLNIIRTIRSEHTNLPLLVRFSADDYVPGGLDAAQVALFSQWAEQAGADLIDVSSGGLIADAQIPVFPGYQVEYAATIRKAVAIPVSAVGLITEASQAEKILQQQQADIILMGRELLRNPYFPLKAAAKLGETLPYYPPQYRRAPYPKGAI; from the coding sequence ATGTCTCCCACAAAACTATTTAGCCCGATAACGCTTCGCAGCACCACATTTCGCAACAGGCTGTGGGCGGCACCCATGTGCCAGTACTCGGTGAACACAGAAGACGGCGTAGCAAACGATTGGCATCTTGTGCATTTGGGCTCCCTCGCCCGGGGCGGAGCAGGGGCAGTTATTGTAGAGGCAACCGCTGTGACGCCCGAGGGGAGAATCTCTCCACAGGATCTTGGTCTGTGGAACGATGACCAGCAAAACGCACTGGCTCGAATGGTGTCGACCATCCATTCAAGCGGCACCGCTGCGATGATTCAGCTCGCGCACGCGGGCCGTAAAGCCTCAGTGTATCGACCGTGGTCAGCCCAAAGCGGCTCAATACCCCTGACCGAGGGAGGGTGGAAAACGGTCGCCCCCAGCGCCATCGCTTTTAACGGCCACGACCGGCCACAAGAACTTACAATAACCGAGATCGACCTGGTGGTTAATTCTTTTGTGAGCGCAGCCCGTCGTTCTGTCGCAGCAGGATTCGACGCGATCGAAATACACGCAGCACACGGATATTTGATCCACCAGTTTTTATCGCCGCTCAGCAATACTCGCAGCGATCACTATGGTGGGAGCGCCGAGAATCGAGCACGGATGCTCCTCAACATCATTCGCACAATTCGTTCTGAACACACAAACCTCCCCCTCCTGGTGCGTTTCTCCGCCGATGACTACGTTCCGGGTGGCCTAGATGCGGCACAGGTTGCGCTCTTTTCTCAGTGGGCCGAGCAGGCGGGGGCAGACCTCATCGATGTTTCTAGTGGAGGACTCATCGCTGATGCGCAAATCCCTGTCTTTCCCGGTTACCAGGTAGAGTACGCCGCGACCATCCGCAAGGCTGTGGCCATCCCCGTCTCCGCAGTTGGTCTCATCACCGAGGCATCACAGGCAGAAAAGATACTTCAACAGCAGCAGGCGGACATCATCCTGATGGGCAGGGAATTGCTACGCAACCCCTATTTTCCGTTAAAGGCAGCGGCAAAACTTGGCGAAACTCTTCCCTACTATCCACCACAGTATCGACGTGCACCCTATCCAAAAGGCGCCATCTAA
- a CDS encoding alpha/beta hydrolase-fold protein — MTDLIIDDALVRWSVPQDERAEALRTRPLLVMMHGYGSFEGDLINLQNFLPKHFVLASPRAPLIAPPPVVDGFAWFQMEDPGNPSPEDGERAVTALLGWLDRVAGTVEGGLSRVSLLGFSQGGAMATHALRTQPERFISVVNCSGFIIDCDMPGDKTLKTTRPPVFWGRDVDDPIITPNAISRTEDWIPGHSTPTIQLYPGVGHSISEQELRDINHFLNRLCPD; from the coding sequence ATGACCGATTTAATCATTGATGATGCTCTCGTGCGCTGGTCTGTCCCCCAAGACGAGCGTGCGGAGGCGCTGCGCACCCGACCACTACTGGTAATGATGCACGGCTACGGCTCTTTCGAGGGCGACCTCATTAATCTTCAGAATTTTCTGCCCAAACACTTTGTCTTGGCTTCACCGCGCGCACCCCTTATCGCCCCACCGCCCGTGGTTGATGGCTTTGCCTGGTTCCAGATGGAAGACCCGGGAAACCCCTCCCCCGAGGACGGCGAAAGGGCGGTAACAGCGCTTCTTGGATGGCTTGATCGTGTAGCTGGAACTGTTGAGGGCGGACTCAGCCGCGTCAGCCTCCTGGGATTTTCTCAGGGTGGCGCCATGGCCACGCACGCCCTGCGCACACAACCGGAACGCTTCATCTCAGTCGTCAACTGCTCCGGATTTATCATTGACTGCGATATGCCGGGAGATAAAACCCTCAAGACGACACGCCCGCCCGTGTTTTGGGGACGTGACGTTGATGACCCGATTATCACCCCCAACGCTATTTCCCGAACCGAGGATTGGATTCCCGGCCACTCAACCCCAACAATCCAGCTCTATCCCGGCGTTGGCCACTCAATCTCTGAGCAAGAGTTGCGAGACATCAATCACTTTCTCAACCGGCTGTGCCCCGACTAA
- a CDS encoding DUF4916 domain-containing protein, whose product MDMNTPDPNLGWLSEEELAQARRRLPIVCVEAIPVRVDGLGRITEVGLLLRATPGGAMARMLVTGRVMYGETIREALFRHIEKDLGPMAFPLLPANPVPAQVAEYFPLPGISPFVDERQHAVSLVFIVPVTGTCDPRQDALEVSWLSPQEATLDSTIADMEGGRGALLRAVLASAGVF is encoded by the coding sequence ATGGACATGAACACTCCCGACCCCAATCTCGGATGGCTGAGCGAGGAGGAGCTGGCGCAGGCTAGACGGAGACTACCGATAGTGTGCGTTGAGGCGATCCCGGTGAGGGTAGACGGCCTAGGGCGAATCACCGAGGTTGGGCTTTTGCTTCGTGCGACTCCCGGGGGCGCGATGGCAAGGATGCTTGTGACCGGACGCGTGATGTATGGCGAGACAATTCGTGAGGCTCTCTTTCGACATATCGAAAAAGATCTTGGCCCGATGGCTTTTCCTCTGCTTCCAGCGAACCCGGTGCCCGCACAGGTTGCAGAATATTTTCCCCTTCCGGGCATTAGTCCTTTTGTTGATGAGAGGCAGCACGCTGTTTCCCTAGTGTTTATTGTTCCTGTGACGGGAACGTGTGACCCGCGTCAGGATGCTCTCGAGGTAAGCTGGCTCAGCCCGCAAGAGGCGACTCTTGATAGCACAATCGCAGACATGGAGGGGGGCCGCGGTGCGCTTCTTCGCGCGGTTCTGGCAAGCGCTGGGGTCTTTTAG
- a CDS encoding MFS transporter gives MSSAQQNTANTSSEISEHESETLNPKRRFIILYVLAYGGGFIGIFGPAILSLYTRLTDVFPSEVDGLLSPVSALAIVSGIGAIAAALANPFIGRLSDRTTSRWGMRRPWLAISSLIFTAGILLVAFGPGHIVTLTLGWVLAQGGFNGMLAIYTAILPDQIPERLRGRVAASLGIAQNVASLAAVWLIGLFAAGTIEFSDLGVITGGNPSSPLRFLVPLAIALITAFALFVVLAPLDRRLDRSQVPTYSAGEFFGSFVFNPKKNPDFSWAWISRFFFMLGIAYLLVYQAPYSEIHLGFTGSELDDVVLWGTIATVSGVVITGYLAGKLSDIFHRRKIFVIFSALLYAISLLFLTFATPDHSGLPIALIGLFIGGLAQGIYFGIDLALVTDVLPDKKADAAKDLGVFNIASAGPQFMAPFIAPLFLGMTLFNGSGTSQDNFSALFFFAAIFSTIGALLVLPIKKVK, from the coding sequence ATGTCCAGCGCACAACAAAACACAGCCAATACGTCTTCCGAAATTTCAGAGCACGAGTCAGAAACACTCAACCCTAAAAGACGTTTCATCATCCTCTATGTGCTCGCCTACGGAGGTGGATTCATTGGTATTTTTGGGCCGGCTATACTTTCGCTCTACACCCGACTCACCGATGTCTTCCCCTCGGAGGTCGACGGACTACTCAGCCCCGTATCCGCACTGGCGATCGTCTCGGGAATCGGCGCCATAGCTGCAGCCCTGGCAAACCCCTTCATTGGACGTCTCAGCGACCGCACCACTTCACGGTGGGGAATGCGTCGCCCCTGGTTGGCCATTAGTTCCCTCATATTCACCGCCGGAATTCTGCTGGTGGCGTTTGGCCCCGGGCACATTGTGACTCTCACCCTGGGGTGGGTTCTCGCCCAGGGCGGTTTTAACGGAATGCTCGCGATCTACACCGCAATACTCCCCGACCAGATTCCCGAACGGCTTCGAGGCAGAGTCGCGGCCTCGCTCGGAATCGCACAAAACGTTGCCAGCCTGGCGGCTGTCTGGCTCATCGGTCTGTTTGCTGCCGGAACCATAGAGTTCAGTGACCTGGGGGTCATCACGGGAGGAAACCCCTCCAGCCCACTGCGCTTTCTCGTGCCTCTCGCGATCGCGCTGATCACGGCTTTTGCCCTCTTTGTTGTGCTGGCTCCCCTGGATCGCAGGCTTGACCGTTCCCAGGTCCCCACCTACTCGGCCGGGGAATTCTTTGGCTCGTTTGTCTTCAACCCTAAGAAGAACCCCGACTTTAGCTGGGCCTGGATCAGCCGTTTCTTCTTCATGCTGGGAATCGCCTACCTGCTTGTGTACCAAGCTCCCTACTCTGAGATACACCTTGGCTTTACCGGTTCTGAGCTTGACGATGTTGTTCTCTGGGGTACCATCGCAACCGTGAGTGGAGTTGTCATCACGGGATATCTCGCGGGTAAGCTCTCGGATATCTTCCATCGTAGGAAAATCTTTGTGATCTTCTCTGCCCTCCTCTACGCCATCAGCCTTCTTTTCCTCACGTTTGCCACCCCCGACCACTCCGGACTTCCCATTGCACTCATCGGCCTGTTCATCGGAGGACTCGCACAGGGAATCTACTTTGGCATCGACCTCGCCCTGGTTACCGACGTACTCCCCGACAAAAAAGCGGATGCGGCAAAAGACCTGGGTGTGTTCAATATCGCCTCGGCGGGCCCCCAGTTTATGGCCCCCTTTATTGCCCCCCTATTCCTGGGCATGACCCTTTTCAACGGATCGGGAACCTCACAGGACAACTTCAGCGCCCTGTTCTTCTTTGCCGCAATATTCTCAACGATTGGAGCGCTCCTGGTGCTCCCCATCAAGAAGGTGAAATAA